One genomic region from Syntrophobacterales bacterium encodes:
- a CDS encoding adenylosuccinate synthase — protein sequence MRMANTVIVGAQWGDEGKGKVVDIYSEKADVVARFQGGNNAGHTLVIGGRQIIMHLIPSGILHAGKICMIGNGVVIDPGVLIKELDGLREQGLLPADVRLYVSEKAHVIMPYHRRIDVARESHGVGKKIGTTGRGIGPCYEDKISRVGIRICDLLDEEIFREKLTRNIEEKNFYLTKLFGEEPLDGEAIFAEYRSYSEKIRPLVADCSLILQKEMNKGSKILFEGAQGSHLDIDHGTFPYVTSSNTISGNAACGTGVGPAAIQNVIGICKAYTTRVGEGPFPTELKDAVGERLQRVGQEFGATTGRKRRCGWLDTVLVRHSIRLSGITGIALTKLDVLTGIEKIKVCTGYRSATAEFTESVPANLRVLASCQPVYEELDGWTEDLRKAKKMEDLPKNTRRYIERLEEITGVPMALVSVGPDRNETISLYDPFCA from the coding sequence ATAAGAATGGCGAATACAGTCATCGTTGGCGCCCAGTGGGGCGATGAGGGGAAGGGAAAGGTTGTCGATATTTATTCCGAAAAGGCCGACGTCGTCGCGAGATTTCAGGGCGGCAACAACGCCGGCCATACCCTCGTTATCGGAGGCAGGCAAATCATCATGCATCTCATCCCCTCGGGGATACTCCACGCCGGCAAGATCTGCATGATCGGAAACGGTGTCGTCATCGATCCGGGGGTGCTGATCAAAGAACTGGACGGACTACGGGAACAGGGCCTCCTGCCGGCTGATGTCCGGCTTTATGTCAGCGAAAAGGCGCATGTCATCATGCCTTACCACCGCAGGATTGATGTAGCCCGTGAATCCCACGGCGTCGGCAAGAAAATCGGCACTACCGGCCGCGGCATCGGGCCTTGCTATGAGGACAAAATCTCAAGGGTCGGCATCCGCATCTGCGATCTTCTCGATGAAGAGATTTTCAGAGAAAAACTGACTCGCAACATCGAAGAAAAAAACTTCTATCTGACCAAACTCTTCGGCGAAGAACCGCTCGACGGTGAGGCAATATTCGCGGAGTACCGCTCCTACAGCGAAAAAATCAGACCGCTCGTGGCCGATTGCTCGCTCATTTTGCAAAAGGAGATGAACAAGGGGAGCAAAATCCTCTTCGAAGGCGCGCAGGGCTCTCATCTTGATATCGACCACGGCACCTTCCCCTATGTAACATCTTCCAACACCATTTCCGGCAATGCCGCCTGCGGTACGGGAGTAGGGCCAGCGGCCATCCAGAATGTTATTGGAATATGCAAGGCTTACACAACAAGGGTGGGAGAAGGACCTTTTCCCACCGAGTTGAAAGATGCGGTTGGGGAAAGACTGCAGCGGGTCGGCCAGGAATTCGGCGCGACAACCGGCAGGAAGCGCCGTTGCGGCTGGCTCGATACGGTTCTGGTTCGCCACTCAATCCGCCTTTCGGGGATTACCGGCATCGCCCTGACAAAACTCGACGTCCTGACCGGAATTGAGAAAATAAAGGTCTGCACTGGATATAGATCGGCAACTGCGGAGTTCACCGAATCCGTCCCCGCCAATTTGCGGGTTCTTGCCTCCTGCCAGCCTGTTTATGAAGAGTTGGACGGCTGGACGGAAGACCTCCGGAAGGCAAAAAAAATGGAAGACCTTCCCAAAAATACGAGACGCTATATCGAACGGCTGGAAGAGATAACCGGCGTGCCGATGGCTCTTGTTTCCGTAGGCCCCGACCGCAATGAAACGATCTCCCTTTACGACCCCTTCTGCGCTTAA
- a CDS encoding thioredoxin domain-containing protein: MANRLEKEKSPYLLQHAANPVDWFPWSDEAFARAAAEDKPVFLSVGYATCHWCHVMAHESFEDHEVADRLNRDFVAIKVDREERPDLDQIYMTVCQAMTGRGGWPLSVFMTPERRPFFAGTYFPKENRLGMTGFISILEQISGLWKNQRRKVLDNSATVIAALQPFLADTSRSSSGLDQTVLAEALGQLKSVFDATWGGFGTAPKFPTPHQLTFLLRRHQRTGSPAALEMVEKSLVAMRHGGIFDQIGFGFHRYSVDQQWLTPHFEKMLYDQAMLAMAYVEAYQVTGKPFYAAVVREIFEYVERDLGHPQGAFTCAEDADSEGREGLFYLWQPDQVRTVLGEELGDLTCRFYDVSTLGNFEDGFSIPHITKSREVFSELSRTELPVLEERLETARKRLFAERRKRVRPLLDDKVLASWNGLMIAALAKGYQALGDTPYLQAANRAADFVLERLRPDGRRLYRRWRDGEAAHPGFLDDYAFLIWGLLELYQAEFDPLRLEQAIDLQQQMIALFHDPETGGFYFSGSDGEALIVRDKEIHDGALPSGNSVAIENLLRLSRLTGNTRWEELAEQGINSFAELVRGYPMAYTQFLQAVDFSLGPTLELVVVGRAAAPDTGAMLRLIQSVYCPRKSVHWLNGDPVAEQRLMRLAPHLESLQADGGPRVYLCEGFSCQQPLRSLAELKRALAVSGPSGSPQQEQP; the protein is encoded by the coding sequence ATGGCCAATCGACTGGAAAAGGAAAAAAGCCCTTATCTCCTGCAGCACGCCGCCAATCCGGTGGACTGGTTTCCCTGGTCGGATGAAGCTTTTGCCAGGGCCGCGGCGGAAGACAAGCCGGTTTTCCTGTCGGTCGGTTACGCCACCTGCCACTGGTGCCATGTAATGGCGCACGAATCGTTTGAGGACCACGAAGTCGCGGATCGCCTCAACCGCGATTTCGTGGCCATCAAGGTGGACCGGGAGGAACGTCCGGACCTGGACCAGATTTACATGACCGTGTGCCAGGCCATGACCGGACGCGGCGGCTGGCCTCTGTCGGTGTTCATGACCCCCGAGCGCCGACCTTTTTTCGCCGGCACTTACTTTCCCAAGGAAAACAGGCTGGGGATGACGGGATTCATCAGCATTCTGGAACAGATCTCCGGCCTTTGGAAAAACCAGCGGCGGAAGGTACTGGACAACAGCGCCACGGTTATCGCCGCGCTCCAACCGTTCTTGGCAGACACCTCCCGGTCTTCGTCCGGGCTCGATCAGACGGTGCTGGCAGAAGCCCTCGGTCAGCTCAAAAGCGTGTTCGATGCCACCTGGGGCGGGTTCGGAACGGCACCCAAATTCCCCACACCGCATCAGCTCACTTTCCTTCTTCGCCGGCATCAGCGGACCGGCAGCCCGGCAGCCCTGGAGATGGTGGAAAAGAGCCTCGTCGCCATGCGCCACGGCGGCATCTTCGATCAGATTGGCTTCGGGTTCCACCGCTATTCGGTGGACCAGCAGTGGCTGACGCCGCATTTCGAAAAGATGCTGTACGATCAGGCAATGCTGGCGATGGCTTACGTGGAAGCCTATCAGGTAACGGGCAAGCCGTTTTACGCGGCGGTGGTGCGGGAAATTTTCGAATACGTGGAGCGCGACCTCGGCCATCCGCAAGGGGCCTTCACCTGCGCCGAAGACGCCGACAGCGAAGGCCGCGAAGGGCTATTCTACCTATGGCAACCGGATCAGGTTCGGACCGTGCTGGGAGAGGAACTGGGCGATCTGACCTGCCGTTTTTACGATGTTTCCACACTTGGGAACTTCGAAGACGGCTTCAGCATTCCGCACATCACCAAGTCCAGGGAGGTGTTTTCGGAGCTAAGTCGGACCGAACTTCCGGTCCTTGAAGAACGGCTGGAAACGGCCCGCAAGCGCCTCTTCGCGGAGCGCCGAAAACGGGTTCGGCCGTTGCTCGATGACAAGGTGCTGGCATCCTGGAACGGCCTCATGATCGCCGCCCTGGCCAAGGGCTACCAGGCCCTGGGGGACACCCCTTATCTGCAAGCCGCGAACCGCGCCGCTGACTTCGTGCTGGAGCGGCTGCGCCCGGACGGCCGACGTTTGTATCGGCGCTGGCGCGACGGGGAAGCGGCGCACCCGGGATTCCTCGACGATTACGCTTTTCTGATCTGGGGGTTGCTGGAACTCTACCAGGCCGAATTCGATCCGCTCCGCCTGGAACAGGCCATCGACCTTCAGCAGCAGATGATCGCTTTGTTCCACGATCCGGAGACCGGCGGTTTTTACTTCAGTGGCAGCGACGGCGAAGCGCTCATCGTGCGCGATAAGGAAATCCACGACGGCGCCCTTCCCTCAGGCAATTCCGTGGCCATCGAAAACCTGCTGCGGTTGAGCCGCTTGACCGGCAACACCCGCTGGGAGGAACTGGCCGAACAAGGAATCAACTCCTTTGCCGAACTGGTACGGGGCTACCCCATGGCCTACACGCAATTTCTCCAGGCCGTGGATTTCTCGCTGGGACCGACTCTGGAACTGGTAGTCGTGGGCCGTGCCGCCGCTCCCGATACCGGAGCAATGCTCCGGCTCATTCAATCGGTTTACTGCCCGCGTAAAAGTGTCCATTGGCTGAACGGGGACCCGGTTGCTGAGCAACGTCTGATGCGCCTGGCGCCCCATTTGGAAAGTCTGCAAGCCGACGGCGGGCCCAGGGTTTATCTGTGCGAAGGCTTCAGCTGTCAGCAGCCGCTTCGCAGCCTGGCGGAACTCAAACGCGCCCTCGCCGTGAGCGGGCCCTCGGGCTCGCCGCAACAGGAACAACCGTGA
- a CDS encoding DUF433 domain-containing protein: MTFKLTDAPISSILRAKPNRFLEIFGHREGNGVRREKAPYAADSLETDCPYIISEPGIAGGRPVIAGPGITVNCIAGYCQLGMNIAEIPGSLRHLTPSRYNSALAYYFDRQDAINVDIEKAGNNECWKSQVQAHPAPRQLRIAIGLNLCSGMLGKTVDAAKQP; this comes from the coding sequence ATGACATTCAAATTGACAGATGCGCCGATCTCATCTATTTTGAGGGCGAAACCAAACCGTTTCCTTGAGATATTCGGGCACAGAGAAGGGAACGGTGTTAGAAGAGAGAAGGCGCCCTATGCCGCTGACAGCCTGGAAACTGATTGCCCTTACATCATCTCGGAACCGGGTATCGCCGGAGGACGGCCGGTGATCGCGGGGCCCGGGATCACCGTAAACTGTATTGCCGGGTATTGCCAGCTCGGCATGAACATCGCCGAGATACCGGGCAGCCTTCGGCATCTGACCCCGTCCAGGTACAATTCCGCCCTGGCCTATTACTTCGACCGCCAAGACGCGATCAATGTGGATATTGAAAAGGCGGGCAACAACGAATGCTGGAAGAGTCAGGTTCAGGCCCATCCCGCACCACGCCAATTGCGGATCGCCATCGGATTAAACCTTTGCAGTGGGATGCTTGGTAAAACTGTTGACGCTGCGAAACAACCATAG
- a CDS encoding enoyl-CoA hydratase/isomerase family protein: MTYKTLLVEIRQGVGVIWMNRPERQNALNAIMITELEEAFLLLDADQEVRIVVLAGAGACFCAGADREILQGLTENCLEKNRLDAMGLAKLLQTIYNLSKPTIARVTGFAVNGGAALVAACDMAVSDYNAEFGLSDLRFGLLPTTIVPYLCKAVGERQTRHWLLSGELFAAAEAYRTGLLTDITPAEELDARINELIGKIIQGAPNAQACLKDWLRSTAGAPITPGLWEDSALRFAKACAGEEFQQGLADLLAKRKPHWLLKKKKASSKTNRPRNEKQPKAAIGPGRK, encoded by the coding sequence ATGACTTACAAAACATTGCTGGTGGAAATAAGACAGGGTGTGGGGGTAATCTGGATGAACCGTCCGGAGAGACAAAATGCGCTCAACGCAATAATGATCACGGAGCTTGAAGAAGCCTTTTTGTTGCTGGATGCCGATCAGGAGGTTCGCATCGTCGTTCTCGCCGGAGCGGGCGCGTGCTTCTGTGCCGGCGCGGACAGGGAAATTCTGCAGGGGCTCACCGAAAACTGTTTGGAAAAAAATCGCCTTGACGCGATGGGCCTGGCAAAACTGCTGCAGACCATCTACAACCTTTCCAAGCCGACGATCGCCCGCGTTACTGGTTTTGCAGTCAATGGCGGGGCAGCGCTTGTTGCCGCCTGCGATATGGCGGTTAGCGACTATAATGCGGAGTTTGGGCTTTCTGATCTGCGTTTCGGCCTGCTTCCAACCACTATTGTCCCCTATTTGTGCAAAGCGGTGGGAGAGCGGCAGACGCGCCACTGGCTCCTCTCAGGCGAACTTTTTGCCGCCGCCGAGGCCTACCGCACCGGGCTCTTGACCGACATCACCCCTGCGGAGGAACTCGACGCCCGGATCAACGAGTTGATCGGTAAAATCATTCAGGGCGCCCCCAACGCCCAAGCTTGCCTCAAGGATTGGCTGCGGTCAACGGCCGGGGCCCCGATTACCCCCGGACTGTGGGAAGACAGTGCCTTACGTTTTGCCAAAGCCTGCGCCGGCGAGGAATTTCAACAGGGGCTCGCCGATCTTCTCGCCAAGCGCAAACCTCACTGGCTGCTCAAAAAGAAAAAAGCCTCCTCCAAAACGAATCGTCCGCGGAATGAAAAGCAGCCAAAAGCAGCGATAGGGCCCGGACGTAAATAA
- a CDS encoding peptidylprolyl isomerase — protein sequence MTEQLLGATIKTNKGDIQIKFFPVEAPLTVLNFINLAARGFYDGLAFHRVIPDFMIQGGCPLGTGTGGPGYRFPDEFSPSLKHGKPGILSMANAGPGTNGSQFFITHVPTPWLNNKHTIFGEVAGADDQNVVNSIGVGDKIVSISISGDYSGLAETNKQQLEGWNSILDAKKK from the coding sequence ATGACAGAACAGCTTTTGGGGGCAACTATAAAAACGAACAAGGGGGATATCCAAATTAAATTCTTTCCTGTCGAGGCGCCGCTTACGGTCCTCAATTTCATCAACCTTGCGGCACGGGGTTTTTATGACGGACTTGCGTTCCATCGGGTCATTCCCGATTTCATGATTCAGGGTGGTTGCCCGCTGGGAACGGGCACCGGCGGTCCCGGCTACCGTTTTCCGGACGAGTTTTCACCAAGTCTCAAACATGGCAAACCGGGCATCCTCTCAATGGCCAATGCCGGTCCTGGCACCAACGGCAGCCAGTTTTTCATCACCCATGTTCCGACCCCTTGGCTGAATAACAAACACACCATCTTTGGCGAGGTTGCCGGAGCGGATGATCAAAACGTTGTAAACAGCATAGGCGTCGGCGACAAAATAGTATCGATTTCGATCTCCGGCGACTACTCCGGATTGGCCGAAACCAACAAGCAGCAGCTCGAGGGCTGGAACTCTATCCTGGACGCAAAGAAAAAATAA
- the galE gene encoding UDP-glucose 4-epimerase GalE, with protein sequence MILVTGGAGYIGSHTCIELIAAGFDLVVFDNLSNAHSASLQRLETITGKIVPFVKGDIRSHADLAGVFDNYQPEAVIHFAGLKAVGESVAEPLLYYNNNLAGTICLLETMQEFGCKTIVFSSSATVYGDPHTTPIREDFPLAATNPYGRTKLMIEEMLGDLFTADNAWRIARLRYFNPVGAHTSGLIGEDPHGIPNNLMPYISQVAVGKRAKLHIFGGDYDTPDGTGVRDYIHVVDLARGHLKALEALTTQPRLLTVNLGTGKGCSVLEMVRAFEKSSGRKVPYEIVARRPGDVAQCYADPSLAKSLLGWEAQFDLERMCSDSWRWQSMNPDGYAD encoded by the coding sequence ATGATTCTGGTAACCGGCGGGGCGGGATACATTGGTTCACATACCTGTATCGAGTTGATCGCGGCGGGCTTTGATCTGGTGGTGTTCGACAATTTGAGCAACGCCCATTCGGCGTCATTGCAGCGGCTCGAAACCATTACCGGGAAAATCGTCCCCTTTGTCAAGGGCGATATTCGGTCGCATGCAGATCTGGCGGGTGTTTTCGACAATTATCAGCCGGAGGCGGTGATTCATTTTGCCGGGCTGAAAGCGGTGGGAGAATCGGTAGCGGAACCCCTCCTTTATTACAACAACAATCTGGCCGGCACAATTTGTCTATTGGAAACGATGCAGGAGTTCGGGTGCAAAACCATCGTTTTCAGTTCATCGGCAACGGTATATGGCGATCCGCATACGACTCCGATCAGAGAAGATTTTCCGCTTGCGGCGACCAATCCTTACGGGCGCACCAAGCTGATGATCGAGGAGATGCTCGGGGATCTGTTCACTGCGGATAATGCCTGGCGGATTGCGCGGCTGCGTTATTTCAATCCGGTCGGCGCGCACACAAGCGGTCTGATCGGCGAAGACCCGCACGGGATTCCCAACAATCTGATGCCGTATATATCTCAGGTGGCAGTCGGCAAACGGGCCAAGTTGCACATCTTTGGCGGCGATTATGACACACCGGACGGAACCGGCGTGCGGGACTATATTCATGTTGTTGATCTGGCCCGGGGGCATCTGAAGGCGCTGGAGGCGCTGACAACTCAACCGCGGCTGCTGACAGTCAATCTGGGAACCGGCAAGGGTTGCTCCGTGCTGGAGATGGTAAGGGCCTTTGAAAAGTCCTCCGGCCGCAAGGTGCCGTATGAAATAGTGGCGCGGCGTCCGGGCGACGTCGCCCAGTGCTACGCCGATCCGTCACTGGCAAAATCATTGCTCGGCTGGGAGGCGCAATTCGACCTCGAGCGAATGTGCAGCGACTCCTGGCGCTGGCAATCAATGAATCCAGACGGCTATGCTGACTGA
- a CDS encoding nitrous oxide-stimulated promoter family protein: MKSLDKEVKTVKLMIGLYCRGRHGAKEPCESCRELAGYAEARIRGCRYKEKKPACSQCPIHCYKKEMRGRITEVMRFAGPRMTWRHPVLAFQHLTGRKGSYER, translated from the coding sequence ATGAAATCACTTGATAAAGAGGTAAAGACTGTAAAACTGATGATCGGCCTTTACTGTCGCGGCCGGCATGGGGCAAAAGAGCCGTGTGAGAGCTGCCGGGAGCTTGCCGGCTATGCAGAGGCGCGGATCAGGGGTTGTCGTTACAAAGAAAAGAAACCCGCCTGCAGTCAATGCCCGATCCATTGCTACAAGAAGGAGATGCGGGGGCGGATCACCGAGGTGATGCGTTTTGCGGGGCCAAGAATGACCTGGCGTCACCCCGTTCTGGCTTTTCAACACCTAACAGGCAGGAAGGGCAGTTACGAGCGGTAA
- a CDS encoding NUDIX hydrolase yields the protein MRVRVSAVFERGGEILCMKYKYGGKDVFALPGGGVDQDAPLKTTLIKEWKEELGIKVDIGGVIMVGEAPATKRHPQTLHIIFEAFEIYGTPKVRPDNTSSLGIAWVAVEKINQCAIYPDVGKKLYDFVMKEPKTSLEFIDNCMERGFW from the coding sequence ATGAGGGTGCGTGTATCGGCTGTATTTGAAAGGGGCGGCGAGATTCTCTGCATGAAATACAAGTACGGAGGCAAGGATGTTTTTGCACTGCCGGGCGGAGGCGTAGATCAGGACGCTCCGCTGAAGACAACGCTGATTAAAGAGTGGAAGGAAGAACTGGGCATCAAGGTGGATATCGGGGGGGTCATAATGGTAGGCGAGGCGCCTGCAACAAAGCGGCATCCCCAGACCCTGCATATCATTTTTGAGGCCTTTGAGATTTACGGCACTCCTAAAGTGAGGCCGGACAATACCAGTTCCCTCGGCATCGCCTGGGTTGCCGTCGAAAAAATCAACCAGTGCGCGATTTACCCTGATGTGGGGAAAAAACTCTATGATTTTGTGATGAAAGAACCGAAAACCTCTCTGGAATTCATCGATAACTGCATGGAGCGTGGCTTCTGGTAA
- the istB gene encoding IS21-like element helper ATPase IstB encodes MTSNESSLESVKEKLKTLRLRSCADNIPQILERAEKQNISILQTIERLLDLELEHRRQNRINIKYKQSKLFEKPTIDQFDFNFHISRTKQKARILHLLDLGFIPQKKDIIFIGHTGTGKSFLAKCIAYAATQAGVGALFTTGMDMINHLVAAEADRSLLKKLHLYQAPDVLVIDEVGYLPLGSEGSNLFFQVISTRHEKKSTVITTNLPFADWGKIFDSTTVATAIADRLVNNSEVIILEGPSYRTKPKAKKADD; translated from the coding sequence ATGACATCCAATGAGTCCTCCCTCGAATCCGTAAAGGAAAAGCTCAAAACACTGCGGCTCAGATCCTGTGCGGACAACATCCCGCAAATCCTGGAGAGAGCTGAAAAACAGAACATCTCAATCCTGCAAACCATCGAACGGCTTCTCGATCTGGAGCTGGAACACAGGCGGCAAAACCGGATCAACATTAAGTACAAGCAATCAAAACTCTTTGAAAAACCGACCATCGATCAGTTCGACTTTAACTTCCACATATCGAGAACCAAACAGAAAGCCCGGATATTACACCTACTGGATCTGGGCTTCATCCCGCAGAAAAAAGACATCATCTTCATCGGACATACCGGTACGGGCAAAAGCTTCCTGGCAAAGTGCATCGCCTATGCCGCCACCCAGGCCGGGGTCGGCGCCCTGTTTACCACAGGCATGGATATGATCAATCACCTCGTCGCCGCCGAGGCAGACCGCTCTCTACTGAAAAAGCTTCATCTATATCAGGCGCCGGATGTGTTGGTCATCGACGAGGTAGGGTATCTTCCCTTAGGCAGCGAAGGCTCCAATCTCTTCTTCCAAGTCATCAGCACCAGACACGAAAAAAAATCGACGGTCATAACTACGAACCTTCCGTTCGCTGATTGGGGAAAAATCTTCGACAGTACCACCGTGGCCACGGCCATCGCCGATCGGCTTGTCAACAACTCGGAAGTCATCATCTTGGAGGGGCCAAGCTATCGAACGAAACCAAAAGCAAAAAAAGCAGATGATTGA
- the istA gene encoding IS21 family transposase: protein MIDRRTVFDIHRLKDASCSARQIAQRLRIGRKTVKKYLDHPERTVSDRKPKASKLDAYREKIDSFLEEFPAVKAPVVLQRLKTEGFDGRVTIVRSYLQKKREQGRNREAFIRFESAPGRQLQIDWGHFGALTYGKSVRKLYALAVIESYSRMLYVEFTHSQKQEALHQGLLNAFHFFNGTPEEIVVDNMLTAVTERCGSVIRFNDAFLDFLRIYKIVPRACHIRSPQEKGKIEKSIDYLRQNFWPLRSFSDLMDVQGQVNQWRDGVCNVRVHQTTGDRPIDRFAGVSLRPLPPLLPDCRESATLLVHQDFAVRFDDNSYTAPPGRSADT from the coding sequence ATGATCGACAGAAGAACTGTTTTTGATATTCACCGGCTCAAGGATGCAAGTTGCTCGGCAAGGCAGATCGCCCAGCGACTCAGGATCGGCAGAAAGACCGTAAAGAAGTATCTCGATCATCCCGAACGTACTGTTTCCGACAGGAAGCCCAAGGCGTCAAAGCTGGATGCCTATCGGGAAAAGATTGATTCGTTTCTGGAGGAGTTTCCTGCTGTCAAAGCCCCAGTGGTTCTCCAAAGGCTCAAAACCGAGGGATTCGACGGCAGGGTCACCATCGTCCGGTCTTACCTCCAGAAAAAGCGTGAGCAGGGCCGAAACCGGGAGGCCTTCATCCGCTTCGAATCAGCGCCGGGAAGGCAACTACAGATCGACTGGGGTCACTTTGGCGCCCTGACTTATGGAAAATCCGTCAGAAAGCTTTACGCCTTGGCTGTCATTGAATCGTACAGCCGCATGCTTTACGTAGAGTTCACCCACTCCCAGAAGCAGGAAGCCCTTCATCAGGGATTGCTCAACGCCTTCCACTTCTTTAACGGAACCCCGGAAGAAATCGTCGTCGATAATATGCTGACCGCCGTCACGGAGCGCTGCGGGAGCGTCATCCGTTTCAATGACGCCTTCCTGGATTTTTTGCGGATATACAAAATCGTTCCTCGCGCCTGTCATATCCGCTCTCCTCAGGAAAAGGGAAAAATCGAAAAAAGCATCGATTACCTCCGCCAGAACTTCTGGCCCCTGCGTTCCTTCAGCGATCTGATGGACGTCCAGGGACAGGTCAATCAGTGGCGGGACGGCGTCTGCAATGTGAGAGTCCATCAAACCACCGGGGACAGACCCATCGACCGTTTCGCCGGGGTCAGTCTGAGACCGCTGCCGCCGTTATTGCCCGACTGCCGGGAAAGCGCCACTCTCCTGGTGCATCAGGATTTTGCTGTCCGCTTTGACGACAACAGCTACACGGCGCCCCCTGGACGATCGGCAGACACTTGA
- a CDS encoding OmpA family protein, giving the protein MLHIEKRLSLAVVALLIMSGCVGKSEYLKKQAEADDLKRDIATVTAKNRQLQLEVENLIKGKKSLLAAEKSLQAKHEKLAADRKNLETSSEGFKKEATIAIERLREQNAELLGDKQMLNESIALLRKTKEQEVKKVSGTYENLLEKMDNEIKQGQIAITELKGKLTVDVVDKILFDSGKAEIKPEGLEVLGRVVDILTTEADKAIRVEGHTDNVPIKGNLAKQYPTNWELSAARALTVVRYLETQGLDPHKLAAVAFGEHRPVAENDTPAGRARNRRIAIVLQPEE; this is encoded by the coding sequence ATGCTTCATATAGAAAAAAGGCTTTCTTTGGCAGTTGTGGCGCTTCTGATCATGAGTGGCTGTGTCGGAAAAAGCGAATATCTCAAAAAACAGGCTGAGGCCGACGACCTTAAAAGGGATATCGCCACAGTTACAGCAAAAAACAGGCAGCTCCAGTTGGAAGTGGAAAATTTAATCAAGGGAAAAAAATCTTTGCTTGCCGCAGAGAAAAGCTTGCAGGCCAAGCATGAAAAACTTGCGGCTGACAGAAAAAATCTCGAAACCAGTTCGGAGGGGTTCAAAAAAGAGGCAACCATTGCTATAGAGCGCCTGCGCGAACAAAACGCCGAGCTTCTCGGAGACAAGCAGATGCTCAACGAGAGCATTGCCCTGCTTAGAAAAACCAAGGAACAGGAAGTAAAAAAGGTAAGCGGGACGTACGAGAACCTGCTCGAAAAAATGGATAATGAGATCAAGCAGGGACAGATTGCCATAACCGAACTCAAGGGGAAGCTGACGGTGGATGTTGTGGACAAGATTCTCTTCGACTCCGGGAAGGCGGAAATAAAGCCCGAGGGGCTGGAGGTGCTGGGCCGCGTGGTCGATATACTGACGACGGAAGCGGACAAGGCGATCCGCGTCGAGGGACACACCGACAATGTTCCGATCAAGGGCAATCTCGCAAAGCAGTACCCGACGAACTGGGAGTTGTCCGCGGCGCGCGCGCTCACGGTAGTGAGGTATCTTGAAACCCAGGGGCTCGACCCTCATAAGCTCGCAGCGGTTGCGTTTGGTGAGCACCGACCTGTTGCGGAAAACGACACCCCGGCAGGCCGGGCCAGAAACCGGCGAATCGCCATTGTTTTACAGCCGGAGGAATGA